In Flavobacteriales bacterium, one genomic interval encodes:
- a CDS encoding ATP-binding cassette domain-containing protein produces the protein MIEVKNLSKSFGSVQVLSNINAQFNKGKINQIIGKSGSGKSVLAKCIVGLHKPDEGVVLYEGQSFHEMDTDAQREIRQRIGMLFQGSALFDSLTVMQNVMFPLQMFANMSKSEMEDRAHFCLKRVNILDKDRLYPSELSGGMQKRVGIARAIAMTPEYLFVDEPNSGLDPETSILIDDLIKELTVEFNTTTIVITHDMNSVMETGENIMFIHKGQNWWQGTRDELMNSDNAELNEFIFAGGLMRIVKKVMTKDPHALD, from the coding sequence ATGATCGAGGTAAAGAACTTATCGAAGAGCTTCGGCTCCGTGCAGGTACTCAGCAACATCAATGCGCAATTCAATAAAGGAAAGATCAACCAGATCATAGGTAAGAGCGGTTCCGGTAAGAGCGTGCTTGCCAAGTGTATCGTTGGGTTACATAAGCCTGATGAAGGTGTGGTCCTCTACGAAGGACAGAGCTTTCATGAAATGGATACGGATGCGCAACGCGAGATCCGGCAGCGCATTGGAATGTTGTTCCAAGGTTCAGCATTGTTCGATAGCCTTACGGTGATGCAGAACGTTATGTTCCCGTTGCAGATGTTCGCCAATATGTCCAAGAGTGAAATGGAGGATCGCGCACATTTTTGCTTGAAACGTGTAAACATTCTCGATAAGGATAGACTCTATCCATCCGAGTTGAGCGGTGGAATGCAAAAACGCGTTGGTATCGCAAGAGCGATCGCAATGACTCCGGAATACCTTTTTGTGGACGAACCGAACAGTGGGTTGGATCCCGAGACAAGTATCCTGATCGACGACCTTATCAAGGAACTGACCGTGGAATTCAACACCACGACCATTGTCATAACACACGATATGAATTCCGTTATGGAAACTGGTGAGAACATCATGTTCATCCATAAAGGTCAGAATTGGTGGCAAGGAACCCGGGACGAATTGATGAATAGCGATAATGCAGAACTCAATGAGTTCATCTTCGCTGGAGGTCTAATGCGGATCGTGAAGAAAGTGATGACAAAGGATCCTCACGCGCTTGATTAA
- a CDS encoding T9SS type A sorting domain-containing protein, which translates to MNFRYTTLSIVAMAITGSAMAQLATPRSAVHSFSTAAEAQLTPREPQHAAANAQRGNGVVFSEDFANGIAGNNGGAGAWTVEGPNGNIWKFQNTGPNGAYTTGNQYIQSTTAANGAAIFASDSANTDWSVTPITIVASPVNWEASLVSPLLDLSASPYVEIEFQQRSRFCCDQSPFFLEVSTDGGFSWPTAFLTNPGLPLNQGAPGVGGGPVTTETRVFNLTNAIAADATQVKFRFRHNSESGTSHYFWQVDDIEIRMLGEYDLRLVSAANTSFDLAAAATYDSLAYTIFSYNQLRPLGLNMTVLNNGSMAQTDAVANFTVMEGSNTVLDQDQPVADFLPGEERLIFVDPGFTPPAVAGTYNVDYSITSSATDPVADNTGSSSFKVDANRYARDGGSATGYDDGDGAGGVFIFGNMFYAANAADLYSISVLLGAQSVVGDLVVGQVRATDEDFSLIASTEEIQITSAMLNGTGGTNFTELLFSSPFTVEAGTDYLISIEVYGSARIGVSGTSEAQTSFIYYNSPTQGEDWFYTTTTPMVRMNFDATVGIEERDLSNGVALGQNIPNPVNETTTIPYVLEVPAAVTFEVRDLSGKLVQSINQGKRGAGSYRMTMDTGSLSEGAYTYTIIAGAVKQTKRMTVVR; encoded by the coding sequence ATGAACTTCCGTTACACAACGTTAAGCATAGTAGCAATGGCCATTACGGGCAGCGCTATGGCTCAGCTTGCTACCCCGCGTAGTGCTGTGCACAGTTTCAGCACAGCCGCTGAAGCTCAATTGACCCCACGCGAACCACAACATGCTGCTGCGAATGCACAGCGTGGTAACGGCGTGGTTTTTTCTGAAGATTTTGCAAATGGCATAGCTGGAAATAATGGAGGCGCAGGAGCCTGGACCGTAGAAGGCCCGAACGGCAATATTTGGAAATTCCAGAACACTGGACCGAATGGAGCCTACACCACTGGAAATCAATACATTCAATCCACTACTGCTGCAAATGGAGCAGCGATCTTTGCGTCGGATTCAGCAAATACGGATTGGAGTGTAACGCCGATCACTATCGTTGCTTCACCGGTCAATTGGGAAGCCTCCTTGGTTTCTCCTTTATTGGACCTGAGCGCATCTCCTTATGTAGAGATCGAATTCCAGCAAAGGTCCAGATTCTGCTGCGATCAATCTCCATTTTTTCTTGAAGTAAGTACGGACGGTGGTTTTTCATGGCCCACTGCCTTCTTGACCAACCCAGGATTGCCATTGAATCAAGGAGCACCGGGAGTTGGAGGTGGACCCGTTACAACGGAGACCCGAGTGTTCAACTTGACCAATGCCATAGCTGCTGATGCGACCCAGGTGAAATTCCGTTTCCGTCACAACAGCGAATCCGGTACATCGCACTACTTCTGGCAAGTGGATGATATCGAGATCCGTATGCTAGGCGAATACGACCTGCGATTGGTATCTGCGGCCAATACTTCGTTTGACCTCGCCGCTGCTGCTACCTATGATTCATTGGCATACACCATTTTCTCATACAACCAACTGCGACCATTGGGATTGAATATGACCGTTCTGAACAACGGATCTATGGCACAAACAGATGCGGTTGCGAACTTTACGGTGATGGAGGGAAGCAATACCGTATTGGATCAGGACCAACCCGTTGCCGATTTCCTGCCTGGTGAAGAACGCTTGATCTTCGTAGATCCTGGTTTTACCCCACCAGCAGTAGCAGGTACATACAACGTCGATTATTCCATTACCTCAAGCGCGACGGATCCCGTAGCGGATAATACGGGCAGTTCCTCATTCAAGGTGGACGCTAACCGTTATGCAAGAGATGGTGGATCGGCCACTGGATATGATGATGGTGATGGTGCTGGCGGCGTGTTCATTTTCGGTAATATGTTCTACGCTGCCAATGCGGCTGACCTCTACAGTATTTCTGTGCTTTTAGGAGCCCAATCCGTAGTAGGAGATCTAGTGGTTGGCCAAGTGCGTGCTACTGATGAAGATTTCAGCCTTATTGCATCTACAGAAGAGATCCAGATAACTTCTGCAATGCTGAACGGAACCGGTGGAACTAATTTTACTGAACTACTTTTCTCTTCACCATTTACCGTTGAGGCAGGAACGGACTATTTGATCTCCATCGAAGTCTATGGAAGTGCTCGAATTGGCGTGAGCGGAACCAGTGAAGCACAAACTTCTTTCATCTATTACAACAGCCCAACGCAGGGTGAGGATTGGTTCTATACGACCACAACTCCGATGGTACGCATGAATTTCGATGCGACCGTAGGTATCGAGGAAAGGGATCTTTCCAATGGTGTTGCTTTGGGACAGAATATTCCGAATCCTGTAAATGAAACAACTACGATCCCATACGTGTTGGAGGTTCCTGCGGCAGTAACTTTTGAGGTGCGTGATCTTAGTGGAAAACTCGTTCAGTCCATTAACCAAGGGAAGCGTGGTGCAGGTTCATACCGCATGACCATGGACACTGGATCATTGAGCGAAGGCGCGTACACATACACCATCATTGCTGGTGCTGTTAAGCAGACCAAACGAATGACGGTCGTTCGTTGA
- a CDS encoding T9SS type A sorting domain-containing protein, giving the protein MSIRSIILIALCPLLSATTSTYAQSGERAQACFFEQTFENGLPGDWDFGGMVEQQTENGVGLGEFVPAWTVGTSSQLNGSSYFPVPNVPNGNSFLMANDDILPCNCDLNDVIATTPIIDLSARSQVSFACRAFNEMNLGAGSALIQATSNGADWDTLLTIPAVAGVWQNIWLDLSSYDGATNFQIRFRWSDGGGWASGFALDDVCLRESFVHDLSIIKAYTHDVAVGPFMGGDQSLRYNQLPLEQISPLVVSAEVLNNGTMTEAVIATVTIWQNGAQVFSISPQPIGDLDPGERLIASIETEWVPTTTGELEIQIDIQPVETDMDPTDNLGTASMRITGQGWDNGYSVMAADEDSITGEVGSSEQFVASVRMEVPNSGGTNNGISVALSASSTIGEEVRAILMDGNLAFLDTSFRHVITQEDLNTAAAYGLLYLPLSDPMERGPGDYFVGIQHLTTDSSEYVGIYTSGTRPLGANAVLQGATFNVNYILETPIVRLHFAEYPVGLSENDPNDSNALHVYPVPMRDRGTIQVDFTGPADLLMLDATGRVVKKQNLGYFGMSMARIDLDVSTLSSGIYTVIVRGERSQASGKIIVSR; this is encoded by the coding sequence ATGTCCATCAGATCCATAATCTTGATCGCTTTATGCCCTTTACTGAGCGCAACTACTAGCACCTATGCGCAATCGGGTGAGAGAGCACAAGCCTGCTTTTTTGAGCAGACCTTTGAAAATGGGTTGCCTGGTGATTGGGACTTCGGTGGCATGGTTGAGCAGCAGACCGAAAATGGTGTCGGTCTAGGGGAATTCGTGCCCGCTTGGACCGTTGGGACCTCCTCACAACTGAACGGCAGCAGCTATTTCCCTGTTCCGAACGTGCCCAATGGCAATTCATTTCTTATGGCGAATGATGATATTCTGCCATGCAATTGTGACTTGAACGATGTGATCGCGACCACTCCGATAATTGACCTGAGCGCTCGATCTCAGGTATCATTCGCGTGCCGTGCATTCAATGAAATGAATCTCGGTGCAGGATCTGCGCTTATACAAGCAACTAGTAACGGTGCGGATTGGGATACGCTTTTGACCATTCCAGCAGTGGCGGGTGTGTGGCAGAATATCTGGTTGGACCTTAGCTCATATGACGGAGCAACGAACTTCCAGATCCGGTTCCGTTGGAGTGACGGCGGCGGCTGGGCCAGTGGGTTTGCATTGGATGATGTTTGCCTGCGTGAATCATTCGTGCATGACCTTTCTATTATTAAAGCATACACACATGACGTTGCTGTTGGTCCCTTCATGGGTGGCGACCAGAGCTTGCGATACAACCAATTACCCTTGGAACAAATTTCTCCTCTGGTGGTTTCTGCTGAAGTATTGAACAACGGCACCATGACGGAGGCTGTGATCGCTACGGTTACGATCTGGCAGAATGGCGCCCAGGTATTCAGCATCTCACCGCAACCAATAGGCGACCTCGATCCAGGCGAGCGGCTCATTGCCTCCATCGAGACTGAATGGGTGCCTACGACAACTGGAGAATTGGAAATACAAATTGATATTCAGCCCGTTGAAACGGATATGGACCCAACGGACAATCTGGGCACGGCCTCGATGCGGATCACAGGTCAAGGGTGGGATAATGGATATTCAGTGATGGCGGCAGATGAAGATAGCATCACAGGGGAAGTGGGAAGCAGTGAACAATTCGTGGCTTCGGTCCGAATGGAGGTTCCCAATTCCGGAGGCACAAATAATGGCATCAGTGTTGCACTTAGCGCATCCTCTACTATTGGAGAGGAGGTCCGTGCGATCCTCATGGATGGCAATCTGGCGTTCTTGGACACATCGTTCCGCCATGTAATAACACAGGAAGACCTGAACACAGCCGCAGCGTATGGCTTGCTGTACCTTCCATTGTCCGATCCCATGGAACGTGGGCCCGGTGATTATTTTGTTGGTATTCAACATTTGACCACAGACAGTAGCGAGTATGTAGGCATTTACACTAGTGGCACACGTCCGTTAGGGGCAAATGCAGTTCTGCAGGGTGCCACATTCAATGTAAATTACATATTGGAAACCCCTATTGTCCGGTTGCATTTTGCTGAGTATCCTGTCGGTCTTAGCGAGAATGACCCAAATGATAGCAACGCATTACACGTGTATCCTGTTCCAATGAGAGATCGGGGTACGATCCAGGTCGACTTCACCGGACCTGCTGACCTATTGATGTTGGATGCAACTGGACGCGTGGTCAAGAAGCAGAACCTGGGTTACTTCGGAATGTCCATGGCCCGCATCGACCTTGATGTTAGCACCTTGTCCTCTGGGATCTATACGGTAATAGTGCGGGGCGAAAGGAGCCAAGCATCCGGAAAGATCATTGTTTCACGCTAG